The sequence below is a genomic window from Anaerobranca californiensis DSM 14826.
GACAATTAGGGAAATTACAAACACTACATTTTAGACATTGACCACCATAACAAAAACCTAATATATCTTTTCGATTAATTTTTTCCCCAGCAAAAATTCTAGGTAGTAACAAATCGAAAACAGTTGTATGGGAAAACATGACACAACCTGGTAATCCTAAAACCGGAACATCATCTAAATATGCCATCATCAACATAGAACCAGGTAATACCGGTGTTCCGTATGTTATTATATCTGCACCAGTTTCCTTTATCGCACCAGGTGTTTTATCATCGGGATCTACAGACATACCACCAGTAACAATGATTAACTGGGCACCTTTATCCTTAAAATCTAAAATAGCATTTTTTATATATTCCAATTCATCGGGTACTATTGTCTTCATTGTTACTTTTGAATCAAAGGCTTTAATTTTTCTTTCAATCACTGGCCCAAATCTATCTTTAATCCTCCCTTTAAAAACTTCACTTCCTGTAATTACTAAACCTACTTTTAAATCTTGGAAATCTTTCACTTCTATTAAAGGCCCGCCTTTTAGTAACATTTCTTTAGCTTTTTCCATTTTTTCTTTAGCAATTACAAGGGGGATAACACGACAACCACCAATTAATTGATCTTTTTCTATTTTGTTATCACCATGGATAGTTGCAAAACAAATTTCACCTAATTCATTTATTTGGTATAACAAATCTTTATTTATTTTTAAAAGTCCTTTTTTACTAGCAAAAATATTACTTTTTCCTTCACTAGG
It includes:
- a CDS encoding molybdopterin-binding protein; the encoded protein is MKVVKTEDAVGLVLAHDITAIIPGEFKGVAFKKGHIIQEDDVETLLRIGKEHIYIMEIKENQLHEDQGAIILAQYSCGRGVYFTEPSEGKSNIFASKKGLLKINKDLLYQINELGEICFATIHGDNKIEKDQLIGGCRVIPLVIAKEKMEKAKEMLLKGGPLIEVKDFQDLKVGLVITGSEVFKGRIKDRFGPVIERKIKAFDSKVTMKTIVPDELEYIKNAILDFKDKGAQLIIVTGGMSVDPDDKTPGAIKETGADIITYGTPVLPGSMLMMAYLDDVPVLGLPGCVMFSHTTVFDLLLPRIFAGEKINRKDILGFCYGGQCLKCSVCNFPNCHFGKGM